Genomic window (Deltaproteobacteria bacterium):
GGGCGAGGGTCACCTTGTGGCCGAACTTTTCCAGCAACCGGGAACCAAGGAGACGGTTGGGTTCATCGTCGTCGGCCAGGAGGATTCGTACCGGGCCGCCCGGCGCCTTCAGCGGGGCTGATCCAGCGGGTGCGGCCGGGGCGGTTTCACCCGAAGCCGCAACCAGCGGCAGCTCAATATGAAAAGTTGCGCCTCGCAGGGGTTGCCGGGGCGCAAGCCTGAGCCGCCCGTTCTGGTCATGGGCGAGACGCCAGGCATGGCTGAGACCGGGACCGGATATCTTCCCGCCGGTCCGGGCCGAATAAAAGGGATCGAATATCCGGGGGCGGTCGGCTGCAGGGATGGCGGGGCCGGTATCAGTCACAGCGATTCGCACAACTCCGGAACCGGCCGGCTGCTCCAGGGAGAAGACTATTTTTCCTTCTCCCCCCATCGCCTCCGCGGCACTCAATGCCAGTTCCGAGAGCATTTGTACAAACAGCAGTTCATCCACCCGGACACCCGCGACGCCAGGACTTTCCGTGGCCATCACGGTATCAACCGTCACCTTCGGGGGCATCCGTTTCCGGACGGCGGTGGTGGCGCTCTCCAGCAGTGTCCATGCATCCAGGGCCCGAAACTGCGGCCTCACCGGCCGGGAAAAGCCGGTCAGCGCAGCGGTGAGCTCCGCTCCACGTCGTGTGGACTGGTCGATCAGATTGACCAGTTCCGCGGCGTCTGGCGGCAGGCCGCCCTGGATTTTCAGAAGCGCCGCCGTGTTCATGATGCTGTTGATGACGTTGTTGAACTCATGGGCAAGCCGCCCCGCAAATGCGCCAAGGGCGTCAAGACGGGCATCCAGATCGCCGGCTTCCTCCGGGCAGTCCGGTCCGCTTCCCATTCCCACCGGCGGATCTTTTTCATCGGCACTCATGGCGAACTTCCCGCTTTTCTTCTCTATACTGCCGCCCATGTGGACTGTTCAACCGGGCTGGCCCCGCCGCCTGTTCGCCCTGATATCTCTCGCCCTCACCTTCCTGCCGTTTGCCGGATGCAAACCGGCACCGGTAGCGGCCCCGCGGTCCGAGCCCGCTGCCGCGCAGGCAGCCTCTGACGAAGGGGAAACCTGGCTTCTCGACCGCGAGACCTACCCGGCCGTTCTTGCCGCCATGCGGCAGGAACTGGACCGCTCGCGCACCCAGCTCAAGGCGAAGGATTTTCCGGCTCCGTACTTCACTGCCTACCGGATCAACGATCTCCGGCAGGTAAATATCGCCGGACGCGCCGGTGGCCTGCATACCGACAGCTCGACCCGTCAGCGCGGACTTTATACGGAGGTCCGCGTGGGGGACTATGGCTTCGACAACACCGGAGGCAGCCGGTACCAGTCGGGCGGCGGTTTCGGTTTCATGGGCTGGAGCCGCCCGCCGCTCCTGTCACTGGACGCCGACGTACAGGCGATCCGTTTCGACCTGTGGTCAGGAACCGACCAGGCATACAAACAGGCCGTCTCGCAGTTCTTCCAGCGGCGGGCGAGTCATGTCAGCCGGGTGGACCGGTACAAAACGGGGAGTTTCGCCCGTGCCCAGCCGGTGCAGTTCGAGGGCGAACCGGTGCGGTTCGATCCGGACGCCGCCCGCTGGCGGGACCGGGTACGGCGGCTGTCGGCCAGGCTGCGGGAGACGCCCGAAGTACTGGACGCCGACGTACGGTACACGGCCTATGGCGTTGAGCGTTATTTCGTGAACAGCGAGGGAACGGCCATCGCCGAGGCCTTCACCAACTATTCCATTTTCATCATCGCCCAGGGACGTGCCGACGACGGCCAGCAGGTGGAAACCGTTCGGCCCTACTACGGACGCACACAGGAAGATCTGCCTTCATTCGATCAGCTTCTCAAGGATGTGGAATCAGCCGCCCAGGAACTTGTGCAGATACGTAACGCCCCGGTCCAGACGCCCTATACGGGTCCGGTCATTCTCTCTCCATCGGCGGCGGGCGTCTATTTCCATGAGGCGGTCGGGCACCGGCTCGAGGGAGAACGCCAGGATGATGATGAGGGCGGCCAGACGTTCGCCGACAAGCTGGACATGGAAATCATTCCCACGTTCATCGATGTTTTTGACGATCCCACCCAGGACCGGGAGAGCGGCATCACGCTCAACGGCCATTACCGTTATGACGATGAAGGGGTTCCCGCACAACGGGTCGAGCTGGTGCGATCCGGGGTTCTGAAGGATTTTCTCCTGTCGCGATCGCCCATCCGCAATCGTGACCGGTCGAACGGGCACGGCCGGGCCGGCGTCTTTTCGGCACCGATGGCACGCATGGGGAACCTCATCGTCCGCTCCAGCCACACGCTGCCCAAGGACAGGCTGTTCGAGGAGCTCCGAGCCGAGGCCACGCGGCAGGGCAAGCCTTATGGTCTCTATGTCGAGGAGGTGGACGGCGGCGAGACGAACACGAGCCGCTGGGGGGTCCAGTCGTTCAAAGGGGTCGCCCGCAAGCTCTACCAGGTGGACGCCGCCACCGGGAAACTCACCCTCGTACGGGGGGCCGATATCGTCGGCACACCGCTGGCATCCATCCGCAAGATCACCGTCACCGGTGATGACTACCATGTGTTCAACGGCTTCTGCGGGGCCGAAAGCGGCTATATCCCCGTCGCGGCCGTGGCACCGAGCGTGCTGGTGACGGAAGTCGAGCTCCAGCGCCGGAGCGAGGAGCCGCTCACCCAGCCAATCCTGAAACCACCCACGGTCACGCGCTGATTCCAATGCGATTCTGGGCCGGCAAGCTGATTGAGGTGTTCGGGATCGGGCTGGTGGGGTTCGGTCTTGTGCAGGGCTTTTTCGAGCGCGACATGTACACCGAGCTCGGAATGCTGATCGCCGGGGGGACCGTGTTTTACATCGGCTACATCATCGAAGGCGGCGGCAGGGGAAACTCCGCGGGATGAGCCGTGCCGAAACAGTCGCTGGGTTTTCCCCCCGTTACGGGCGGTGGGCCGAATCGAACACGGAACGGGCCGCCAGCATCGCCGCCGATCCGCCTGCAGTAACGCCGGAATATCTCGAAACCCGTTTCGCCGGGATGAGCGGCGGACCATCGAACTCCCGGGACGATTTCTGCCGTAACCTTCGCACCCTCAAATACGAGGCGATGTATTCCATCTGCGTGCAGGACTTCTGCGGTCTGGTGACGCTTGGGGACTACTCCAGAATCCTCGCCCAGATCACCGCCACCGGAGAGTTTGCCGTCGATGCCGCGACACGCTGGGCACTGGCGGAAGCGGAACGGCAATGGGGCCCGCCCGTCTATCCCGGTTTCGACGGGAAATCCGCCACGGCGCAGTTCGCCGTACTTGGCCTGGGAAAACTTGGCGCCGGCGAACTCAACTTCAGCTCCGACGTGGATCTCATCTTTCTCCACTCGACCGTGACCGGCGAACCGGAAAAGGGTGCAACGGCGCTGCCACCGGCCGACTACTTCAGCCGTGTGGGGCAGATGCTGTCACGGGCGCTTTCGGACCGGACCGGCGACGGTTTTGTATTCCGCGTGGACCTCAATCTGCGGCCCGAGGGCAAGGCTGGCCCGCTGGTGCTGCCGCTTGAGGCGATGGCGAACTACTACGAGATGTTCGCGGCCGCCTGGGAGAAATCGGCGCTCGCCAAGGCCCGGCCCGTGGGCGGCAGCCGTGCACTGGGCGGACTGTTCCTGAAGCAGATGGAGCCGGTGATCTACCGGCGCTATCTGGATTTCGCGGCGGTGAGTTCGATCAGGTCCATGAAGGGACTGATCGAGGACCGGGAGAGCCAGAAAAAGCAGGGGACCATTTCCGTCAAGCTGGGCGAGGGCGGCATACGCGATCTCGAGTTTTTCGTGCAGGCGCTGTGCCTGCTTTACGGCGGGAAGATCCCTGACCTGCGCACCCGCTCGGCAATAGAGGGATTACGGCAGCTCCGGCTGAACCGGCTCCTGAGCCAGGTGGAACACGACCGGCTGCTGGAGGCGTATTTGTTCCTCCGGCGCACGGAAAACCATATCCAGATGGCCGAGGAAGAGCAGGCCTATGACCTCCCCGCCCATCCGGAAGCGCTGGAGAACCTCGCCCGGTCGATGGGATTCACTGGTGGCGCCACTGCCGCCACGGAGCCGTTCCTGGAAGAACTCACCGACCACATGAAGACGGTCCGGCAGAGCTTCGACGCATTTTTCTCCGAAAGCAGGGACAGCCGGATCGGACAGCGGCTCCGTTCCCAGTTCAACCTGGCAGCGCTGTCCAGGGACATCGAGGAACAGCTTGACGCCATTGCGCGCCGCCTAGAGGGCGAAATCAGCCGTACTGCCGACGCCGAGATGGCCCATACGAACCTTGAGCTTCTCATGGATACCATAGGCCGGAGGATGAGCTTCTGGGGGACGCTCCTGGACAATCCCGCCCTGTGCGAACGGCTGGTATCGGTACTGGGCTCCAGCGATTTCCTGTCGAAAATCCTGGTTCGCAACTGGCGCATGCTGGACCGGATACTGTCCGCGGATTCGGCCGACGCATCGGCTTCGATCGGGACACTGCGCGAATCGTTCGCCGGCATCCGTGCAGGGTGCGCACCGGATGCAGGTGCAACGGAAGTGGCCGAAGAGGAGATCAACTGTCTCCGCACCTTCCGGAACCTGCATACGCTGGAGGTCGGCTTGCTGGATCTGGCGGGCGACATCGACACGCCCGAGGCCTCCCGGCGGCTGACATGGATCGCACGGGTTTGCCTCGAAGAGGCACTGAAACTGGCCCTTAAGGATTCCCTCCACCGGCATGGCGAACCTGTCGACGAGGAAACCGGCAAGCCCGCCCGGTTCGCCATCATCGGGATGGGGAAGCTCGGCGCCGGAGAGATGAGCTACGGGTCGGACCTCGACGTGATCTTCCTTTTTTCCGGTGCCGGGGAAACCCGGACCACCCGCGAGGGGCAGAAGCAGCTGGCCAACATCGAGTTCTTCATACGTGTGGCGCAACGGCTCATTTCGTACCTGACAGTGAAGACGGCCGAGGGCTCCTGTTACGAAGTGGATGCCCGCCTGCGGCCCTCCGGCAACGCGGGGCTTCTGGTGACGAGTTTCCGCCAGTTCTGCACCTACCACGAAAAGAGCGCCCAGACCTGGGAAAAGCAGGCGCTCCTTAAGGGCCGGTTCGCCGCCGGTGACGAGCCGTTCGGGTCAGAAATCGAAAAGGCCATCCGCCACATACTCATAGAGGCGCCTACAGGCAGTATCGCTTCCGAGATAGCCCATTTGCGGTCACGGATGGAAAAGGAACTCGCAAAAGAGGACATTCGCCACAAGAACCCCAAGACGGGCAGAGGCGGAATCGTCGATATCGAATACACGGTGCAGTATCTCCAGCTCCGGCACTTCCGGCAGCACCCGGACCGGCTCTGGCTGGCCTCCACGCTGGACGCGATCCGCGAGCTGAACGGACTGAAACTTCTGCCTGACGAAGACGCTCAAGTGCTTCTGGACGGTTACACATTCATCCAGAGGCTGAGCAGCCGCATGCGGATCGTGCAGGACCGGCCGATGAAGGACATAGATCTGGAACCCACCGAACTCGACGCCCTCGCCTACCGGATGGGCTACTCGGGTGGAGGCCGCACAGAAGCCCGCCGCCGTCTCATGGATGACTACCGGCGCCATACCGAGGCGGTACGTGACGTCTATCTCCGTACGCTCGGTATCCGGGAGTAGCGGCTCCCCCCCTTGCCCCATCCGCCACGAATGGCCATGTAGTCAGCGGAGGTTTTCCATCCATGATGAAAAGGATTTCACTGCTCGCGGCAACGCTGGTCCTCCTGACCGGCTGCGGCACCTACAACGATATTGTCGCCAGGGACGAAGGTGTAACAAAGGCGGCTGCTGACGTGGAAGCCCAGCTCCAGCGGCGAAGCGATCTCGTGCCCGGACTGATCGCCTCCGTGCAGAAGGTTGCCGACCAGGAAAAGGACGTCCTTACCGCTGTCACCGAAGCCCGGGCGAGGGCCTCCCAGATGCAGTTCTCCGGCGACGTGCTGACCGATCCGAATGCCATGAAGGCGTTCCGCGAGAATGTGGCGGCCCTGCGCGGCGCACTCTCCCGCCTCCTCGTCACAGTCGAAAAGTATCCCGATCTCAAGTCGAGCGAGGCATTCATGAGCTTCAATGCGCAGCTGGAGGGAACCGAGAACCGCATCGCCGTTGCCCGCACCCGGTACAACGAGGCGGTTGCCGCGTACAATACCCGTATCCGCCAGATACCGGGCAACCTTTTGGCAGGGTGGTTCGACTTCAAGCCCAAGGTGGCCTTCGAAGCGGATGAGGCTGCAAAAACCGCCCCCAAGGTGGAGTTCCGGTAGCAGGCGCCGGTGAAGATCTTGCGACCGGGCTGGTTCATTGCCGCACTGCTGGCGGGCATTCCTGCTTCCGCCCTGGCCCGGTTCGAACCGCCGCCCCCTCCGAAAACGTATGTCCATGACGGCGCAAAAATGCTCGATGACGGGACACGTACCCGCATCGAATCGCTCCTGGAGGAGCTGAACCAGCGTCGGAAGATCCAGTTCGTCGTGGCAACCTTTCCGTCGCTCGCGGGAGACTCCCTGGAGGAAGCAAGCCTCCGCACCGCGGAGAACTGGAAAATCGGGCACAAGGGAGTTGATTCGGGACTCCTGCTCGTCATTTTCCGCGACGACCGGCAGTTGCGGTTTGAAACGGGCTACGGCCTTGAGGGTGTCTTTACCGATTTTGCCGCCGACCAGATCATCCGCAAGGTGATCGTGCCGAGATTCCGCGAAGGCGATTTCTCCGGTGGCATCAGCGCCGGAGTCCATGCCGCTGCCGATGTGCTCATCACGGGCAAGGTGGATTTCGGACCTGACGAACGGGATACGGCCGGCAGTCCGGCTGCCATCGACA
Coding sequences:
- a CDS encoding response regulator, which encodes MGGSIEKKSGKFAMSADEKDPPVGMGSGPDCPEEAGDLDARLDALGAFAGRLAHEFNNVINSIMNTAALLKIQGGLPPDAAELVNLIDQSTRRGAELTAALTGFSRPVRPQFRALDAWTLLESATTAVRKRMPPKVTVDTVMATESPGVAGVRVDELLFVQMLSELALSAAEAMGGEGKIVFSLEQPAGSGVVRIAVTDTGPAIPAADRPRIFDPFYSARTGGKISGPGLSHAWRLAHDQNGRLRLAPRQPLRGATFHIELPLVAASGETAPAAPAGSAPLKAPGGPVRILLADDDEPNRLLGSRLLEKFGHKVTLARDGLETVQIFQSQAGSFDLIIVDENMPGLTGTEVISIVRKEQPAFPAILITGDDVTGSTADDGVIRMMKPYDTDRFLEAIAVATRRKGP
- a CDS encoding TldD/PmbA family protein, which gives rise to MWTVQPGWPRRLFALISLALTFLPFAGCKPAPVAAPRSEPAAAQAASDEGETWLLDRETYPAVLAAMRQELDRSRTQLKAKDFPAPYFTAYRINDLRQVNIAGRAGGLHTDSSTRQRGLYTEVRVGDYGFDNTGGSRYQSGGGFGFMGWSRPPLLSLDADVQAIRFDLWSGTDQAYKQAVSQFFQRRASHVSRVDRYKTGSFARAQPVQFEGEPVRFDPDAARWRDRVRRLSARLRETPEVLDADVRYTAYGVERYFVNSEGTAIAEAFTNYSIFIIAQGRADDGQQVETVRPYYGRTQEDLPSFDQLLKDVESAAQELVQIRNAPVQTPYTGPVILSPSAAGVYFHEAVGHRLEGERQDDDEGGQTFADKLDMEIIPTFIDVFDDPTQDRESGITLNGHYRYDDEGVPAQRVELVRSGVLKDFLLSRSPIRNRDRSNGHGRAGVFSAPMARMGNLIVRSSHTLPKDRLFEELRAEATRQGKPYGLYVEEVDGGETNTSRWGVQSFKGVARKLYQVDAATGKLTLVRGADIVGTPLASIRKITVTGDDYHVFNGFCGAESGYIPVAAVAPSVLVTEVELQRRSEEPLTQPILKPPTVTR
- a CDS encoding LemA family protein, translated to MKRISLLAATLVLLTGCGTYNDIVARDEGVTKAAADVEAQLQRRSDLVPGLIASVQKVADQEKDVLTAVTEARARASQMQFSGDVLTDPNAMKAFRENVAALRGALSRLLVTVEKYPDLKSSEAFMSFNAQLEGTENRIAVARTRYNEAVAAYNTRIRQIPGNLLAGWFDFKPKVAFEADEAAKTAPKVEFR
- a CDS encoding TPM domain-containing protein, yielding MKILRPGWFIAALLAGIPASALARFEPPPPPKTYVHDGAKMLDDGTRTRIESLLEELNQRRKIQFVVATFPSLAGDSLEEASLRTAENWKIGHKGVDSGLLLVIFRDDRQLRFETGYGLEGVFTDFAADQIIRKVIVPRFREGDFSGGISAGVHAAADVLITGKVDFGPDERDTAGSPAAIDTIISLLIMGFILWSIFAAPRRRYPYYGGGFGRGGGFGGGFGGGGGGFGGGGGGFGGGGASGRW